From the Hordeum vulgare subsp. vulgare chromosome 1H, MorexV3_pseudomolecules_assembly, whole genome shotgun sequence genome, the window GCGAGGCCGGAGGGCGAGGTCGGAGGTCGGGTAGGCGACGTTGGCAAGGGCATGGGCGGGAGCTGAAGCCGACGAAAGTTGTTTCGCGCCAAGGGAAAGGGGATCCTTCAAAATTAGAGGATTTTCCGGACATACGAAGGAAACATGCTCGTGGTTACGAGCCCCCCTACAAAAATTCCGGGACGATCTGATTTATGTGATGCCGAGAATACGAGATGGACCTCCAACCGCGCCCCCAGGACGCCCTCGCAAGCGCCCTTTTTAGCGCCGACGGCGAAAAATCGTCTCAGTGGCGCCTCCAGGACGTCATTTTATCCTGGATTTGGTCAAAACTAGCCCGACGACCCGATGCCAAACCCAACCTCGGGGGATGTTTGGAGGCGCGCGAGGCTATTTTTGCATGCACAAACCCCTCCGGTCAGCCTTTCTCGTCtccttttttaattattttttgctacatccatcatGTACATGTAAAAAATAATCTCTcctctctttctttttctttcctcgTATAGTCGGTTAGAATGAAGGATAAGTGGTCAAAATTTTCGCCGGCAGCCCCAAGTGGCCAAAAAATGCCTGGAGACGCTGTAAAGTTACACGTCTTTCCTTTTCTACCGGGGCACGTGGAAGTGAGATCTACTCCGAGTCAAGGAGCAGACGGAAAGTGGTGGTTCAGTTGCGTTCGCTAGATCGAATAGCGGGGAAATAAGCCATGGAGAGTTCGCCGCCCACAATCACCGTCCAGGTGAAGTTCGCCGGCCGAACCATTCCGGTGGAACTCCCGACATCCGCCTCCACCGCGGAGTTGAAGCTCCTCCTCCAGCCGCTAACCAACGTTCTCACCCGCGGCCAGAGACTCATTTGCAAAGGCACCGAATCCCAAACCCTTACCGCCTGAACGGGGATTTGCTTTGGGTTAGTTATCCCTTTTGCTGTTTCTCTTACTTTCCTTGCGATTCCAGGAAAAGTTCTTGCCGATGCCGCGAGTCTGAGCTCGATGCAGGTGGGGGACGGATCCAAGGTCATGCTCATCGCGTCGCAGGGTCTTCATCAGGGGGTAAATCATCTTGGTCTTCGTTAATCTGCTCTATTAGTTTCGTTCGTTCTCCCGTTATTTTCTTGAGATCTTTAGCAATGAGCGTGCATAAGTTCGATTTCAGCCATGAGCTTTTATGGTTACTCATATGGACCGGAATTTTTTGTTATGCTCAACATTATTAGGATGAGGAGCTTGATTTTTATTCATTCTTCAGTTTGATGCCCTCACTTTTAAATCATTGGGTTTTTCTGACGTTTAGGGGAAATTTCTGCCAAGTCATAGTTCCTGCCATGTCATCACGGGCAATGCTAAAATTTCATAAGGAGTACATTATAAAAGCATGGCATACAGGTTATGTACGGAGTAGTTTGTTACAATCAACTTACCTGTGCAATACTTTCCACAGGAAGGCCCCATCACTAAGAATAGCAGTGGTCTGGCACCAAGTGCAAAAAGAACCTCAAATGTTAAGGATAATCAAACACTAAAACCGGAGATTATCAGCAAAAGCCGAGCGGAGCGTTGGAAAATAACCGGTGTCATTGCTTTATCTGGTTCCAGCTTGAAGGTATCTGATTCAACTTGTTTTTAGTATCTCTGCAAATGCAAAGCAACATATAATAGCTGTGATTTGACGTTTATCAAACTTTCAGTAACTACCTTTCTATGAAAAAGTGGAAGTTCCCGTGTCAATTAACGATGCGTAAATACAAACAGCGGTTAATAGTTATTTTTGAATTGAGTAGAGCCCAGAGGAAATAATGAAGCAGTCCTGACATAAGATTCTTTTCATGTTGGCAGACTGACTTGAGGTCTATACCGTCTATTGTGCTAGTTACTGTGCGTTGCTATGGGAATTACTTACAATATATTTCGATTTGGATAAATAATATAAGAACTAAAACTGAAAATACATATGATTATTTAATAATTATAAACTATTTATTGAATATAAGTATCATAATATAATTAAAATATTTGAGCCTTTTTGCTTGCATGGTTGCATGTTGAGATAAATATGGTTAGTGTGGATTACCTACTTAGTTATGCAGGATATGTGTAACATGTCACATTACCAGGTTCATCTCCATTCTCCAAGATACCATGTGATGAAGCAATACTTTTTTTAATCATCATGGAAtgcttttatattgttacaccaaCAACCCGTCCTTTGCCTCTTGCCTTCTGAACTGTGAATTTTCTTTTATGTTTCGATACCTAATTTTTCTCTTTGGTTGAAATATGGGATGCAGGCAGTGCCTGAGGAAGTCTGGGACTGTGGCTCATCCATACGAGTACTAGATGTCTGTAACAACTCAATTGAAGCAATTCCACAGAGAATTGCTGCCCTTAAATCATTAAATGTAATTGTTGTTTCCAAATAaattcattgatggatttctttcataAGGAGATAGAGTTGAAAATATTGTAATTTCATCCTGTAGAAATTGTTGCTAACTGCCAATGACATATCTGATGGGGGCATCTGCTGGGAAGGTCTATCATGTGTTGATACATTAACAGTTTTATCTTTAAGCCAAAATCGGTAGGTCTGAATTTTCAAATCATGTTGTTATTCATACCGTGAATATTCCTTATGCTGCAAGTGGGTACAAACAATCTTGAGTCTTCTATAATCTCCTGAAAATTATTACATTTTTCCATCTTGTATATTTTTTCTGCTACTACCCACCTGTAAAAGTTTGCTCCTATTTCATATACATCCTTTTTGACTCGCCAACTCTGACCATTGACCCAACATGTTGATCGAGAGCAAGCAATGTTTGACATAAAGCTGAAACATGCAGAATTCATTAATTGAAATAACATTGGAACAATTTATATTATAATCCAGTCTCTTGTTTTTTCTCAAATCACCTGTGATGGAATCCTTTAGTTTCATAATCATCTAGTGCAATTTGTGTTTCTATCTAATAAGTTTTTGTGGTTAGTCGGACAATGAAAAGTAATTATTTAAGTTTGGGTTATGAACTAACCATTGCATTCTTGTTCATGATCTGACTCTTCGTTAACTCCTATTTAAAGAATTTGTCACTGGCCTTTGCTCCTGCTGTCGAGATGTATGTACAAATTTATCTGCCAACAGAAAGGTTCATAGTTCTCATTTGAACAAAATACCTCGCTATTGCACCGACGTTTGTTTGGAAGACTAAACAGTCTGATCTTTGCATGTCTTGACATGCATCTTTGGTACTCAGGATAACAAGATGCCTCGTTTTATAACATTTTTCATTATCTTGCAGATTGGTTACTTTACCTCCAAGTTTGGGCACATTGACTTTTCTACGTGAACTTCGCATTGCAAATAACATGCTTGGTAGCCTACCTGTTGAAATAGGTTTGCTGAAGCAGCTAGAGATTCTTATAGCAAATAATAATAGGTAGTGTGTGCTAAGCTTGGCAGTTACTGGACTTGCAGCACCCTCTTTTTTTGCATACTCTCAGTGATGTTATCTGATGTTTTGATATGCCGACATcagtatctactctttttcttatGTATATGCCTGCTTACTACTAAATTGACGTATATTAAATTTGGGAAGTAATATGAGGTTACTGGGAAGAGGAATGATCGGTCTGCTAAATTCTTAATTTTCTGCTGTTCTCATTGTAGTTAATAGTAGTAGAATGAGGAGAAAAAACATGAGCTTTCTTTGTGGCAGTTTGATTAATTTTTAATAGTTGTTACATCTTGTAAGTTGCTTATTATACAATGTTCTATGAGCATTCTATTGTTCTTTAAACGTTCTATTTTTCCTAAATGTTGGCATCTGTTATACTTGTAGCATCCAATAGGAATTATGGTGGTACTGTTTGATCTGAAAATTGAAAGATATCCTGATCTTTCACACTTTGACATCATTTTCACTTGCTAACAGGATAACTTCGCTGCCTTCCTCTATAGGCGATTGTGAATCTCTCTTTGAGGTGTGTGccttctcttttctctctttcccCATTGAAGCACCCACCTATCTTAGTATACAGTGGCCCGTAGCAAATGCCCCATGAACTCTTTTGAGCTTTGCAGTTGGCAGTTTAGTTCACCAAAGTTTTGACTTCATCAGGTTGACTTATCATCAAATCTTTTAGCCGAGCTACCAAAGGCTTGTGGAAACCTTCACAATCTTAAGGTATGTGCCTAACCACCTATATGTACATGGGAAGATGCATTCCCAATCAAAGTCTATATATGTATGTGTATTACTTAAAATCTTAAATGCACGCCTACTATATGAAATAAAAACCTTAAGGGGCTTAGTACAACATTCAAGTTAAATGTCACAACATTAAATGTCCAACTGTGATGATGTTCAAAATGCGGATGCTTAACCTGTGAATGCAGTAATTATTCTTGTGCATAACAGAATACCACAACAAAGTCAGCCGCTGTTAAAGTGAATGATTCCTTCATGCTGTTTTTGATCTCATGTAGGCTGAGCATGGAAGTTAACTTCTCTTTGTTTCTTAAGGAATCATTCACTAAACTCTTGTTTAATTACTTGACAGTTGAGAAAGTCACAAAGGATTAGGCTTTGGTGGTATTGCATGATATGTCTACTAAATTAGAGCATGGAATGGACAACTGGTTTTGTTTTATTTGGTCAATACTTGCTATCTTGTAGTGAAAACAGAAATCATTTGTTCGTTGTGTAGCCCTGTTGCACATTTCTATGATCTATTTGCTCCCCTCTTCTTTGTAATGGTGCATGTGGCCAATTTTGATAACATTTATACTGAAGAGAACATACTGTACCATTCTATGTTTGTAAAAAGTTTCTTCCAACAGACTCTGCATCTAAGGAACAATGGTCTTAATTCCCTACCGCCGAGTTTATTCAAGAAGTGCTGGCGGCTTACTACACTTGATCTCCATGGCACTGGAATCACAAACGACATTCTTCGACAGGTATGAGTTCGCAAGAAGGTCGAAACCTTCACACATCAGTAGCTTTGTTTGTTATCATCATCACTCCAGTGGAATTAAGATGGCTACACATACTATTTTTTGACCGAATACATACTTACATTTGGAGCAGTGACTAAGGCAGTGGTGGGGGCCGAGCTGGGGCCATGGCCCAGGCCAACATTGATAAAATTATATTGTTAGAGCTACTAATATGACGTTTTGGGAACGGATAATTGTATTTTAGTGGTTCTGGCCCTCCCCAACCATGAAGCAGCAATAATAGGCACCCCTCTGTACAATTTTTCTGGCTCCGTCCCTGATTTGGAGTAGGAAAATTCAGTTTCATCATCCGAGCTCCGTTTGTTTCTGCAATCTCTCTTAGTGCTGCTTTCTATAGCTGGGTTCGCCCTGGGGACACTTCCACATAATATAGTTTccatgtttgtaccactttgttgATCAGTACACTGTTTGTTTTGTATCGATGCAGTTCCTTATATTTTTTGACGAAATAGTTCCACATAATCCTCTACCGTATTGCCTGTTTGGCCTTGGCTCTGACGTAGATATTTTATGGTGgtaatgttattttattttatccaaGCAGATGGAGGGCTGGGAGGAGTTTGACGAACGTAGGCGGCAGAAGTATCAAAAGCAGCTGGATTTTCGTGTAGGATCATCAGGTGTTTTCGACGAGGGTGCGGATGATGATAACGGGCATGCATAAGGTTTTGCGCTTCCAGTATTGTCCCAGAGTTATTCTAGAATTGAACACTGACACAGAGCTGATATTATTCCTCACATTATGGTCGTGTACTCCTTTCAAttcggaattacttgtcgcataAATGGATACAAAATGATGTAtttaaaactaaaatacatctagatacatctgtTCTTGTGACAAATATttccggacagagggagtattcgTTTGTTATTCTCTCATTTAGTTACATTTTATAAGACCAAGTGATGAAACGTACCGCCGGCaaaggggaggaaccctagcctcccctaGCCGCCGTCCGCCTCtcccttcccctcccctccccctcctcccgtcGTTGCCGGAGGGTGTGGTCGGTGAAGCCTGGCCAGCGGTGGGGACTTCTCACCCCCTCACGTGACTGGGGCTTGCATGAGCTAGTGTCGTCGAGCCTGGGCGCTACTGTGTGTGGGGCATGTCGATGGGTCTGCGCGGCGGTGGCTCGAGGCCCTGCTGGCGGTGCGGTGGGTTGCGCTGTGTGTGGGGCATGTCGGTGGGTCTGCGCGGCGGTGGCTCGAGGCCCTGCTGGCGGTGCGGTGGGTTGCGCTGGGGCTACAGT encodes:
- the LOC123429974 gene encoding plant intracellular Ras-group-related LRR protein 8 isoform X2 gives rise to the protein MESSPPTITVQVKFAGRTIPVELPTSASTAELKLLLQPLTNVLTRGQRLICKGKVLADAASLSSMQVGDGSKVMLIASQGLHQGEGPITKNSSGLAPSAKRTSNVKDNQTLKPEIISKSRAERWKITGVIALSGSSLKAVPEEVWDCGSSIRVLDVCNNSIEAIPQRIAALKSLNKLLLTANDISDGGICWEGLSCVDTLTVLSLSQNRLVTLPPSLGTLTFLRELRIANNMLGSLPVEIGLLKQLEILIANNNRITSLPSSIGDCESLFEVDLSSNLLAELPKACGNLHNLKLRKSQRIRLWWYCMICLLN
- the LOC123429974 gene encoding plant intracellular Ras-group-related LRR protein 8 isoform X1; protein product: MESSPPTITVQVKFAGRTIPVELPTSASTAELKLLLQPLTNVLTRGQRLICKGKVLADAASLSSMQVGDGSKVMLIASQGLHQGEGPITKNSSGLAPSAKRTSNVKDNQTLKPEIISKSRAERWKITGVIALSGSSLKAVPEEVWDCGSSIRVLDVCNNSIEAIPQRIAALKSLNKLLLTANDISDGGICWEGLSCVDTLTVLSLSQNRLVTLPPSLGTLTFLRELRIANNMLGSLPVEIGLLKQLEILIANNNRITSLPSSIGDCESLFEVDLSSNLLAELPKACGNLHNLKTLHLRNNGLNSLPPSLFKKCWRLTTLDLHGTGITNDILRQMEGWEEFDERRRQKYQKQLDFRVGSSGVFDEGADDDNGHA